Proteins found in one Pseudodesulfovibrio sp. JC047 genomic segment:
- a CDS encoding YkgJ family cysteine cluster protein, with product MALDFTEYFEKYEAIVAEVDAVFKTFENEMGDLVKCGKGCSDCCYALFDVTLVEAMYINAKFNEKFSGLERSQIMTRADKADRQIHKLKRKIYKASQAGQATNEILLEVAKARVRCPLLNDEGLCSIYENRPITCRLYGVPTSIGGQAHTCSMSGFKGGEKYPTVNMDIILDRLLSIGKELQEGIGSRFDELSEMLLPLSMALVTDYDEQYLGVGEAVNLTVPKKQVDILEQTPPKKVVEPDAPKPEACATCTQSGAACESCGEMIVLGGEEK from the coding sequence ATGGCGCTTGATTTTACAGAGTATTTTGAAAAGTACGAAGCCATCGTGGCTGAGGTCGATGCCGTTTTCAAGACGTTTGAAAATGAAATGGGCGATCTGGTCAAGTGCGGCAAGGGATGTAGCGACTGTTGTTACGCCCTGTTTGACGTGACATTGGTCGAAGCCATGTATATCAACGCCAAATTCAATGAGAAATTTTCTGGCCTTGAACGATCGCAGATCATGACCCGGGCCGACAAGGCAGATCGGCAGATCCACAAACTCAAGCGGAAGATATACAAGGCGAGCCAGGCAGGACAGGCAACCAACGAAATTTTGCTGGAAGTAGCCAAGGCCCGCGTGCGGTGTCCTTTGCTGAATGATGAAGGGCTGTGTTCGATCTATGAGAACAGGCCCATTACATGTCGTTTATACGGTGTGCCTACCTCCATCGGCGGCCAGGCACATACGTGCAGCATGTCCGGATTCAAGGGTGGCGAGAAATATCCCACCGTGAACATGGATATCATCTTGGACAGACTTCTTTCCATCGGCAAGGAATTGCAGGAAGGCATTGGAAGCCGTTTCGATGAATTGAGTGAAATGCTGCTGCCTTTGTCCATGGCGTTGGTTACCGACTACGATGAGCAGTATCTCGGAGTGGGTGAGGCCGTGAATTTGACCGTTCCCAAAAAACAGGTCGATATTCTGGAACAGACGCCGCCCAAGAAAGTTGTCGAACCCGACGCCCCCAAGCCTGAAGCCTGTGCGACTTGCACGCAATCCGGGGCGGCCTGCGAGTCGTGTGGTGAGATGATCGTGCTTGGTGGAGAGGAAAAGTGA
- a CDS encoding cold shock domain-containing protein → MRCEGKVTWFNEQKGFGFIVDENGQDFFVHYTEIMREGFQTLEPGERVTFGCIDEENGPKAVEVRLKNDISPSMFL, encoded by the coding sequence GTGCGATGTGAAGGCAAGGTGACATGGTTTAACGAGCAGAAAGGGTTTGGATTCATTGTTGATGAAAACGGACAGGATTTTTTTGTTCATTATACCGAAATCATGCGTGAAGGGTTTCAAACCCTGGAGCCTGGTGAACGGGTGACCTTTGGTTGTATCGACGAGGAAAACGGTCCCAAGGCGGTTGAAGTCCGTCTGAAAAACGACATTTCCCCGTCGATGTTTTTATAA
- a CDS encoding aminopeptidase: MFTEKELRKYAETMWWGLSTARTKPYKPGDFVLLRFDADALPLAEVMFELLLEKGINPIPRQNMTSSMEVSFYGKGTENQLTAIPAGDTEFIGNLNGLISLIAPASLTHLQAVDPKRIGQAAVARKFMRDIMEKREQTGEFGWTLCIYPTKALAEAADLSMNEFKRQVLKACFLDTENPPAKWAEIFEQAEKVKGWLNNLDIEHLNVKTTNTDLTVVPGKDRQWLGVSGHNIPSFEIFLSPDWRGTEGVYYADQPSFRSGNFVEGVKLTFENGVAVKTEAKTGGDFVAKQLTLDEGANRLGEFSLTDRRFSKINAFMANTLFDENFGGEHGNCHVAVGASYADTYAGDQSTLDAAKKSELGFNDSALHWDLVNTEEKTVTATLKGGEELVIYRNGEFQHD, translated from the coding sequence ATGTTTACAGAAAAAGAGCTGAGAAAATATGCTGAAACCATGTGGTGGGGATTGTCCACCGCCCGCACAAAACCGTACAAGCCCGGTGATTTCGTACTGCTCCGATTCGATGCGGACGCCCTGCCTCTTGCCGAAGTCATGTTCGAACTGCTTCTTGAAAAAGGAATCAACCCGATCCCGCGCCAAAATATGACATCTTCCATGGAAGTGTCTTTTTATGGAAAGGGCACCGAAAATCAACTCACGGCCATCCCGGCTGGCGACACCGAATTCATCGGCAACTTGAACGGATTGATTTCACTGATCGCCCCCGCGTCCCTGACCCACCTTCAGGCCGTGGACCCAAAACGGATCGGCCAGGCGGCCGTGGCGCGAAAATTCATGCGCGATATCATGGAAAAACGGGAACAGACCGGCGAATTCGGCTGGACCTTGTGCATTTATCCGACCAAGGCCCTTGCCGAAGCCGCAGATTTATCCATGAACGAATTCAAGAGGCAGGTACTCAAAGCCTGTTTTCTGGACACGGAAAACCCACCGGCCAAATGGGCCGAGATTTTCGAACAGGCCGAAAAAGTCAAAGGATGGCTCAACAACCTGGATATCGAACATCTCAATGTCAAAACAACCAACACCGATCTCACGGTCGTGCCTGGAAAGGATCGCCAATGGCTCGGCGTTTCAGGACACAACATCCCGTCATTTGAAATTTTCCTTTCCCCTGACTGGCGCGGAACTGAAGGCGTCTACTACGCAGACCAGCCATCTTTCCGATCTGGCAACTTTGTCGAAGGCGTCAAACTTACCTTTGAAAACGGTGTGGCAGTCAAAACCGAGGCCAAAACCGGCGGTGACTTCGTTGCCAAACAGCTCACGCTCGATGAAGGAGCCAACCGACTTGGCGAATTCTCCCTGACTGACCGTCGATTCTCAAAAATCAACGCGTTCATGGCCAATACTCTCTTTGATGAGAACTTTGGCGGAGAACACGGCAACTGCCATGTGGCTGTCGGCGCATCATACGCGGACACCTATGCCGGCGATCAATCCACGCTCGACGCGGCCAAAAAATCCGAACTCGGGTTCAACGACTCCGCCCTGCACTGGGATTTGGTCAATACCGAAGAAAAAACCGTCACGGCCACCTTGAAAGGCGGCGAAGAACTGGTCATCTATCGAAATGGCGAGTTCCAGCACGATTAG
- a CDS encoding RNA-binding protein — protein MSKNIYVGNLPWSSTEDEVRAAFEAYGQVSSVKLIEDRETGRPRGFGFVEMDDDSSALEAIEALDGKDFGGRNVKVNEAKPRVERPRW, from the coding sequence ATGTCCAAGAATATCTACGTCGGCAACTTGCCCTGGTCCTCCACCGAAGACGAAGTCCGTGCAGCTTTCGAAGCTTACGGCCAGGTCTCTTCCGTCAAATTGATCGAAGATCGTGAAACCGGCCGTCCTCGTGGCTTCGGTTTTGTCGAGATGGATGACGATTCCAGCGCTCTCGAAGCTATCGAAGCTCTGGACGGCAAGGACTTCGGCGGCCGTAACGTCAAGGTCAACGAAGCCAAGCCCCGCGTGGAGCGTCCTCGCTGGTAG
- a CDS encoding DVU0298 family protein yields the protein MAKFRSTKKAVREILIQDDWQTRLVELDVFRPGDLMSPLLNLRLDRDEAVRWRTVPAFGRAIARLSEESMEKTRTLMRTLMWYMNEESGNLGWGIPHFMAEAMVQNERIATEFHKILVSYIYCDEACDGNFLDHPELRRDVYWGLARLAEVRPELVVHGERFLIIGLDDPDTYNRAYAAWVLGLIRAQDARPRLEALSSDTSEIRTFMDGQLVETTVGHMADEAVNRLD from the coding sequence ATGGCAAAGTTTCGCAGCACCAAGAAGGCTGTTCGGGAAATACTCATACAGGATGATTGGCAGACTCGATTGGTTGAACTGGATGTGTTTCGTCCCGGTGATCTGATGTCGCCGTTGTTGAATCTGCGACTTGATCGGGATGAAGCGGTTCGATGGCGGACCGTCCCGGCCTTTGGTCGAGCGATTGCTCGTCTGTCTGAGGAGTCCATGGAAAAGACGCGGACGCTGATGCGGACACTCATGTGGTATATGAATGAAGAGTCCGGCAACCTCGGATGGGGGATTCCGCATTTCATGGCTGAAGCCATGGTCCAGAATGAACGAATCGCCACCGAGTTTCACAAGATCCTCGTGTCATATATCTATTGTGATGAAGCGTGTGATGGTAATTTTCTCGATCACCCTGAATTGCGGCGTGATGTGTACTGGGGGTTGGCCCGGTTGGCCGAAGTTCGTCCTGAGCTGGTTGTCCATGGCGAGCGGTTCCTGATTATCGGCCTGGATGATCCTGATACCTATAATAGGGCCTATGCCGCTTGGGTGCTTGGTTTGATCCGGGCGCAGGATGCGCGACCCCGATTGGAGGCCCTTTCAAGCGATACGTCGGAGATTCGGACATTCATGGATGGACAGTTGGTGGAGACGACTGTC
- a CDS encoding tetratricopeptide repeat protein, translated as MEHFDNLDDYIADLKAQLEANPSCGNTHYNLGVAYLSRRDFMEAEREFLDAVAHSPRLAEGYVQLGGIALQRNDLESCLNYNIQATQQRPFFAVPWGNIGFILMQQGDYDKAHKALKKALKYDHNFAQAQATMSSLHIAMGDYEEADKLLRKILEKELHFGPAWNNKAIVDAHFGNWEDAAKCIVKAEESGFEVPEDFKKEVEENNK; from the coding sequence ATGGAACATTTCGACAATCTTGATGATTATATTGCCGATCTCAAAGCCCAGCTGGAAGCTAATCCTTCCTGCGGCAACACTCATTACAATCTTGGCGTGGCGTATTTGTCGCGTCGGGATTTCATGGAAGCGGAACGCGAATTTCTTGACGCGGTCGCTCACTCCCCTCGTCTGGCCGAAGGTTATGTGCAGCTGGGCGGTATCGCCTTGCAACGCAATGACCTGGAGTCCTGCCTGAACTATAACATTCAGGCCACCCAGCAGCGGCCGTTTTTCGCTGTGCCCTGGGGCAACATCGGATTCATCCTCATGCAGCAGGGTGACTACGACAAGGCGCATAAGGCCCTGAAAAAGGCCCTCAAGTACGATCACAATTTTGCACAGGCCCAAGCCACCATGTCTTCGCTTCATATCGCCATGGGCGATTACGAAGAGGCTGACAAGTTGTTGCGGAAGATTCTGGAAAAGGAACTTCATTTCGGTCCAGCCTGGAACAACAAGGCCATCGTTGACGCCCATTTCGGTAACTGGGAAGACGCAGCCAAGTGTATTGTCAAAGCCGAAGAGTCCGGTTTTGAAGTCCCCGAGGATTTCAAGAAAGAAGTGGAAGAAAATAATAAATAG
- a CDS encoding molybdopterin biosynthesis protein, which yields MTKRNIYLETIAPEQAVALAKESLNRTQLMGTERLATHKAAGRVTTAPIFAKCSSPTFHAAAMDGIAIQADATFAAREDAPVALQHPDQFQFVNTGNPMPAGTNAVIMIENVVQKDEETVLIDTPAFPWQHVRRIGEDIVATELLIPQNRELTPSDIGALLSAGIYEIEVREKVKAVFLPTGDEVLNFLDKPEPQAGQVIESNSQVFKAYADAWGLDATWSAPVPDNEDTLRSAVLDRLKSGCHVVIVGAGSSAGSKDYSKRVFESIGSVLVHGISVMPGKPTLLAMTDERSGYPGRLLVGAPGYPVSAIVCHEKILAPILHWLMGKAVPERHMADITLARKTPSKPGMREAIRLAAGRIGETVVAAPLARGAGMITTMTKAQAVAYIPEEKEGIEQGESLNAELLVPQADLDRVLVHVGSHDNTLDLLANELMGLTTVPMRLVSSHAGSMGGLTALKAGSALFAGSHLFDPETNDFNFPFIDRYLPDLDVTLINLAIRHQGLIVAKGNPLDITGVTDLMREDVTFINRQRGAGTRILLDHHLKKAGIAPRDVQGYDNEEFTHMAVAVNVLTGAASCGLGIFAAAKALDLDFAPLAHERYDLVIPTEYIEDERIQTLIATIRRDDVKAKIKDLGGYETDLTGLEMKPGMGLG from the coding sequence ATGACGAAACGGAATATTTATCTGGAGACCATCGCGCCGGAACAGGCTGTCGCTCTGGCCAAAGAATCTCTCAATCGAACACAACTCATGGGCACAGAAAGGCTCGCCACCCATAAAGCGGCTGGGCGGGTCACAACGGCCCCCATCTTTGCCAAATGCTCGTCCCCGACTTTTCATGCTGCCGCCATGGACGGCATCGCCATCCAGGCGGACGCCACCTTCGCAGCCCGGGAAGACGCTCCCGTGGCCTTGCAGCACCCGGACCAATTCCAATTCGTCAACACCGGCAACCCCATGCCTGCCGGGACCAACGCGGTTATCATGATCGAAAACGTGGTCCAAAAAGACGAAGAAACTGTCCTGATCGACACCCCGGCCTTTCCCTGGCAGCACGTCCGCCGCATCGGTGAAGACATTGTCGCCACGGAATTACTGATTCCGCAAAACCGGGAGCTGACGCCGTCTGATATCGGCGCACTTCTTTCCGCAGGCATCTATGAAATCGAGGTCAGGGAAAAGGTCAAGGCGGTCTTCCTGCCGACTGGCGATGAGGTCTTGAATTTTCTCGACAAACCCGAACCGCAGGCCGGACAGGTCATCGAGTCGAACTCGCAGGTTTTCAAGGCCTATGCCGACGCATGGGGATTGGACGCCACATGGTCCGCACCGGTCCCGGACAATGAGGACACCCTCCGCTCCGCAGTCCTGGACAGACTGAAAAGCGGCTGTCATGTGGTGATCGTGGGCGCAGGGTCCAGTGCGGGCAGCAAGGACTATTCAAAACGGGTTTTCGAATCCATCGGTTCGGTGCTTGTCCACGGCATTTCAGTCATGCCGGGCAAGCCCACGCTCCTCGCCATGACCGACGAACGAAGTGGGTATCCGGGACGACTGCTGGTGGGCGCACCGGGATATCCGGTCTCCGCCATTGTCTGTCATGAAAAGATTCTGGCCCCGATCCTTCATTGGCTCATGGGCAAGGCCGTGCCGGAACGGCATATGGCCGACATCACCCTGGCCCGAAAAACACCATCCAAACCCGGAATGCGTGAAGCCATCCGCCTGGCAGCCGGTCGTATCGGCGAAACCGTTGTCGCCGCCCCACTCGCTCGCGGCGCAGGCATGATAACCACCATGACCAAGGCTCAGGCCGTGGCCTATATACCAGAAGAAAAGGAAGGCATTGAACAGGGAGAATCCCTGAACGCGGAGCTGCTGGTTCCACAGGCAGACCTCGATCGGGTGCTGGTCCATGTGGGCAGTCATGACAATACACTTGATCTACTGGCCAATGAGCTCATGGGGCTGACCACCGTGCCCATGCGTCTGGTTTCGAGTCACGCAGGGTCCATGGGCGGTCTGACCGCGCTCAAGGCCGGTTCGGCACTGTTTGCCGGCTCACATCTGTTTGATCCTGAAACAAACGACTTCAACTTTCCGTTCATTGATCGATACCTGCCCGATCTGGATGTGACGCTGATAAATCTCGCCATCCGGCATCAGGGACTCATCGTCGCCAAAGGCAACCCGCTCGATATCACGGGCGTGACTGACCTGATGCGTGAAGACGTCACCTTCATCAACCGTCAACGCGGGGCTGGAACCCGAATATTGTTGGATCATCATCTGAAAAAGGCGGGAATCGCTCCCCGAGACGTCCAAGGCTATGATAATGAAGAATTCACGCACATGGCGGTCGCAGTCAACGTCCTGACCGGCGCAGCGTCCTGCGGGCTGGGCATCTTTGCCGCAGCCAAGGCACTGGACCTCGACTTTGCCCCGCTGGCACATGAACGCTACGACCTCGTCATTCCAACAGAATATATTGAAGATGAACGCATACAGACACTCATCGCCACGATTCGCAGAGACGACGTCAAGGCCAAGATCAAGGACCTCGGCGGTTATGAAACGGATTTGACCGGTCTCGAAATGAAACCGGGCATGGGATTGGGATAA
- a CDS encoding ferredoxin, whose product MGYTITIDTDKCTGDGECVDVCPVEVYELQDGKAVAVNEDECLGCESCVEVCESDAITVEEN is encoded by the coding sequence ATGGGCTACACTATCACTATCGACACAGACAAGTGCACCGGCGACGGCGAATGCGTAGACGTTTGCCCCGTTGAAGTTTACGAACTTCAGGACGGCAAAGCCGTTGCAGTCAACGAAGACGAATGTCTTGGCTGTGAGTCCTGCGTTGAGGTTTGCGAATCCGACGCTATCACTGTCGAAGAGAACTAG